The Ectothiorhodospiraceae bacterium 2226 region GCGGCATAGGATCCGGGATTGGTGATGACGAAATCGACGTGGCCCTGCGCGACGGCCGGGCCGATGGTGCTGTTGGTGAGTGGGACGACGATGAACTCGCGGCCCGGGATAGTGCGCGTGAGATAGGCGGCGGTCGGCCGCCACGCATACAACGCCGCTTCGCTGCCGCGGTGTGCCAACACGCCGATGCGCACCACCGAGCGCTCGTGGGCGCCCGCATCCGCATCTGCCAATGCGGCCCGCGGGGCCGGCAGGAGCGCCAGCAGTAGCGCTGTGATCAGCCACGGTTTGTGCGCGCGCATACCCCCTCCAGGCCGCGACGGCTACGGTAAGGGTCTGAACCAATCCATCCAGGATTTCACGACCCACGCATAGCGAAAGCGCGGTCTTCACTTTGCTCCGCGCGCAACTCCTTGGCGTCGACCACGGCGGCACATCCCGGCCTCGCCCGCGGATCAAACGCGCAACGTCTCGATCCGGCGCAGCCTAGCGGATGTACCGCGTCGGCAACGTGCAGGGTAGCCCTTATTCGAGATTTTGCTCCTGTCACGCTATGCCTACGCCGAGAGCGGGTCAAGCACGCCGTGCACCGCGTGAACTATGTTGTTTGGATCACGGGTCATCATGGAGGATGCTGCGCCATGCCTGCAGCGAAAGTGGTAGTGATCACCGGTGCGTCGGCTGGCGTGGGCCGCGCGACCGCCCGGCTGTTTGCCCGCGAGGGGGCGAACGTGGTGCTGCTCGCGCGCGGGCGCGCCGGGCTCGACGCGGCGGCGCGTGAGGTGCGCGATGCCGGCGGCGAGGCGCTGGTGATCCCGTGCGATGTGGCCGACGCGCCGCAGGTCGAGGCGGCCGCGGACCAGGCCGAGGAGGCCTTCGGTCCGATCGACCTCTGGATCAACAACGCGATGGTCACGGTGTTCTCGCCGTTGAAGCTGCTCGAGCCTGAGGAGTTTCGCCGCGTCACGGATGTGTGCTACCACGGCGCCGTGTACGGCACCATGGCGGCGCTGCGGCGTATGACGCCGCGCGACGCCGGCACGGTCATCCAGGTCGGCTCGGCACTCGCCTTTCGCGGCATCCCGCTGCAATCGGCCTACTGCGGCTCCCAGTTCGCGCTACGCGGCTTCACCGAGGCGGTGCGCAGTGAATTGATCCACGAGAGCAGCCGGGTGCATGTCGGGATGGTGCAGCTTGGCGCGATGAATACGCCCCAGTTCGGCTGGGCGCGCAGCCACCTGCCCTATCATCCCCAGCCGCTGCCGCCGATCTACCAGCCGGAGGTGGCTGCCGAGGCCATTCGTCACGTGGCGCACCACCGCCGCCGTGAGATCTGGGTCGGCAAGGCCACCGCGCAGACCATCCTCGGCAACCGCGTGGCGCCCTGGCTGCTCGACCACGTGCTGGCGCGCAAGGCCTGGAGCGGACAGCAGACCGACGAGCCGCTCGAAGGCGGGCGCACGGGCAATCTGTTCGAGCCCATCGACGAGGACCACGGCGCGCGCGGGCGCTTCGACGCCGAGGCCAGCGAGCACAGCGTGCAGCTGAAGGCCTCGCAGCACCGTCATTGGCTGGCGCTGGGGGCGGCGGTAGCAGGCGTGCTGGCCGCGAGCGGGGCCCGACGGCGCACACGCCGCGCCTGACGCGAGGGCAATCCCTGCGCTCTGCTTATACTCAGGGAGAGCGCTCGAGTAGAGCAGCGGAAACTGCGCAGCATCCTCACATGGACAAGGAGGTGCATGATGAGCGACGCACACGTAACCACCGATCACGCCGCGATCCGCCAGTGGGTCGAGGCGCGCGGCGGGCGCCCGGCGGCGGTGAAGAACACCGGCGCCGGCGACGATCCCGGCATCCTGCGCATCAACTTCCCCGGCAGCGAGGCGGACGACAAACTCGAGGACCTGTCCTGGGACGCGTTCTTCGACAAGTTCGAGGATCAGAACCTCGCCTTCCTACATCAGGACGAACTGAAGGACGGGGCCGAGAGCCGCTTCTTCAAGCTCGTCAATCGGGACGCCTACTAGCGGACCCACAGAACCCCGTGCCGCGCTCCACCGGTCGATGCATTCACGCCGCGTCCGACCGCCGCGCACCACTTTCGGGATCGAACAGGTGCAGGCACTCGCGGGGGATGTGAAAGCTCGCGGTCTCGCCCTCGCGCAAGGGCTCGTCGGGCGCCGCGCGCCCCTTGATCCGCCCGCCCTGCCAGTGGCCGACCACCCAGAGGTCGCTGCCGGTGGGCTCCAGTACCTCAACGCGGGCGGCAAGTGCGTCCGCCGCGCCGCCGCCCGCGCGCACCTGCACATCGGCCGGGCGTATTCCGATCAACGCGTCGCGCGCCTGCGCGGGCGCCAGTCCCGCGTCGGCGAGCGCGGCGCCCTCCAACAGATTGATGGGCGGGCTGCCGACGAACTCGGCCACGAAGCGCGTGGCCGGTGTGCGGTAGAGCGCCAGCGGCGTGTCGACCTGCTCGATGCGCCCGGCGTGCATCACCGCGACGCGATCCGAAAGCACCATCGCCTCCTCCTGATCGTGCGTGACGTACACCGTGGTGATGCCGTGCGTCTCGTGCAGGCGCTTGAGCTCCTCGCGCATCTCCAGACGTAGGCGCGCATCGAGGTTGGACAACGGCTCGTCCATCAGGAACACGCGCGGGCGGCGCACCAGCGCGCGGCCCAGCGCCACGCGCTGGCGCTGCCCGCCCGACAGGGCGCGCGGGCGCGCGGCGAGCACCGCGTCGAGCCCGAGCGCCGCCGCCACGGCGTGCACCTCGCGCGCGATCTGCGCGCGCGGCAGGCGCCGCACGCGTAGCGGAAAGGCGATGTTCTCGAACACGCTCATGTGTGGGTACAGGGCATAGCTCTGGAACACCATGGCCACGTCGCGCGCGGCGGGCGGCAGGTGATCGGCACGCGCCTCGTCCAGATAGAGCGCGCCCGCGCTGGGCGCCTCCAGACCGGCAATCAGATTGAGCGCGGTGGACTTGCCGCAGCCGCTCGGCCCCAGCAGGGTGAAGAACTCCCCATCGCGGATGGCGAGGTCGAGTCCCTCGATGATGGACTTGTCCGCGTAGCGTTTGCTCAGTCGCTCGAAGCGTATGCTCGCCATCCAGTGCTCCTTGTTCTTCTAGGCCTCGGCTATTCCTTGACCGCCCCCGTCGTGAGGCCCGCCACG contains the following coding sequences:
- a CDS encoding ABC transporter ATP-binding protein; the protein is MASIRFERLSKRYADKSIIEGLDLAIRDGEFFTLLGPSGCGKSTALNLIAGLEAPSAGALYLDEARADHLPPAARDVAMVFQSYALYPHMSVFENIAFPLRVRRLPRAQIAREVHAVAAALGLDAVLAARPRALSGGQRQRVALGRALVRRPRVFLMDEPLSNLDARLRLEMREELKRLHETHGITTVYVTHDQEEAMVLSDRVAVMHAGRIEQVDTPLALYRTPATRFVAEFVGSPPINLLEGAALADAGLAPAQARDALIGIRPADVQVRAGGGAADALAARVEVLEPTGSDLWVVGHWQGGRIKGRAAPDEPLREGETASFHIPRECLHLFDPESGARRSDAA
- a CDS encoding SDR family oxidoreductase, which translates into the protein MPAAKVVVITGASAGVGRATARLFAREGANVVLLARGRAGLDAAAREVRDAGGEALVIPCDVADAPQVEAAADQAEEAFGPIDLWINNAMVTVFSPLKLLEPEEFRRVTDVCYHGAVYGTMAALRRMTPRDAGTVIQVGSALAFRGIPLQSAYCGSQFALRGFTEAVRSELIHESSRVHVGMVQLGAMNTPQFGWARSHLPYHPQPLPPIYQPEVAAEAIRHVAHHRRREIWVGKATAQTILGNRVAPWLLDHVLARKAWSGQQTDEPLEGGRTGNLFEPIDEDHGARGRFDAEASEHSVQLKASQHRHWLALGAAVAGVLAASGARRRTRRA